One window of Mixophyes fleayi isolate aMixFle1 chromosome 3, aMixFle1.hap1, whole genome shotgun sequence genomic DNA carries:
- the PIGZ gene encoding GPI alpha-1,2-mannosyltransferase 4, protein MQEPMLWGALSLLRVVWCLVPQKGYLHPDEFFQSPEVMAGDILDLDINRPWEFLPVFPCRTVLIPLLTSGTAFWIVEILHRLGFETALNCSYILLVLPRLFITVLSFLLDYTVHQVAPAWGSDPWKSLVLLAMSHVTLVFYTRTISNAIEGMLFALLLLLTSSGNCNTTSNTCKAKSIHLIGMVLAAGFFNRPTFLCFAFMPVLYWVAQIDMPQLSYTSIMFNLIRMLPSTIFTSIIFMLADTIYYAGHYPFAINNIEGIINQIIQNTILTPLNFLRYNLNPHNLAQHGVHPPITHLAVNGLMLFGVLHVSAVCSGINMLKNKVWGSFNAHKSEHEKPSLQQNPLLLMFYFVPLLVMSLCNHQEPRFLIPLVLPLVLLVSNYNRTMKTKCVIVLFNVLGALFFGCLHQAGLIPSLFHIQQIVQSTPTPGNMSSHHTILFTHTYMPPHYLLSLKKGQTSVDIIDLAGLPEVHLCQKLQSIQEDLSRRNSQELGAKRYHFIIVFPGTISSVVETCGMVHKAETLFTPHLSMEDPPRISHLFTGNLISHIALHVVDVDVNTSR, encoded by the exons ATGCAGGAACCGATGCTGTGGGGAGCCCTGAGCCTCCTTCGTGTTGTGTGGTGCCTTGTTCCACAGAAGGGATATCTGCACCCTGATGAATTCTTTCAGTCACCTGAGGTCATGGCAG GTGACATTTTAGACCTGGACATCAATCGTCCTTGGGAATTTCTACCTGTCTTCCCCTGCAGGACTGTGCTCATACCTCTCCTAACATCAGGCACCGCCTTCTGGATTGTTGAAATATTACATCGTTTGGGATTTGAGACTGCTTTGAATTGCAGTTACATCCTCCTAGTGCTCCCTCGCCTCTTTATAACAGTCCTCTCCTTCCTACTGGACTATACTGTGCATCAGGTAGCACCGGCTTGGGGCTCAGACCCATGGAAGTCGTTGGTCCTCTTAGCTATGTCTCATGTGACTCTAGTTTTCTACACAAGAACAATCAGCAATGCTATAGAAGGCATGTTATTtgctctcctccttctccttacATCTTCTGGAAACTGTAACACTACGTCCAACACTTGCAAAGCGAAATCTATTCATTTAATTGGCATGGTCTTGGCAGCTGGATTTTTTAACAGACCCACATTTCTCTGTTTTGCTTTCATGCCAGTACTTTACTGGGTTGCCCAAATTGACATGCCACAATTGTCATACACATCCattatgtttaatttaattaGGATGCTACCAAGCACCATTTTTACCTCAATCATTTTCATGTTAGCTGATACAATCTACTATGCAGGACATTATCCATTTGCTATAAACAACATTGAAGGCATTATTAACCAAATAATACAAAATACTATATTAACGCCCCTTAACTTTCTGCGTTACAACCTGAACCCCCATAATCTTGCACAGCATGGGGTTCACCCCCCAATAACTCACCTGGCAGTTAATGGTCTTATGCTCTTTGGAGTACTTCATGTTTCTGCAGTGTGCTCTGGTATTAACATGTTGAAAAACAAGGTATGGGGCAGTTTTAACGCTCATAAAAGTGAGCATGAGAAGCCTTCTCTCCAACAAAACCCTTTactgttaatgttttattttgttccaCTCTTAGTTATGTCTTTATGTAACCACCAAGAACCTCGCTTCCTCATTCCTCTGGTGTTACCTTTGGTTTTATTAGTTTCCAATTATAACagaacaatgaaaacaaaatgtgttATAGTCTTGTTTAATGTCTTGGGAGCTCTTTTTTTTGGCTGTCTCCATCAAGCAGGATTAATTCCCAGTTTATTCCACATACAGCAAATAGTGCAGTCTACACCTACCCCTGGCAACATGTCATCTCATCATACAATCCTGTTCACACACACGTACATGCCTCCTCATTACTTGCTGAGCTTAAAGAAAGGGCAAACATCGGTGGATATTATTGATCTTGCTGGCTTGCCTGAAGTCCACCTATGCCAAAAACTACAAAGCATTCAAGAGGACCTGTCACGCAGAAACTCTCAAGAGCTGGGGGCGAAGAGGTATCATTTCATAATTGTGTTCCCAGGTACTATTAGTTCTGTTGTGGAAACATGTGGAATGGTCCATAAAGCTGAGACCTTGTTCACGCCACATTTGTCCATGGAAGATCCTCCAAGAATTTCTCATTTGTTCACAGGTAATTTAATAAGTCACATAGCACTGCATGTAGTCGATGTGGACGTGAACACATCAAGATGA